The Deltaproteobacteria bacterium genome includes a window with the following:
- a CDS encoding PaaI family thioesterase: MPDGDREYLPHSSGCFLCGEENASGVRARFFVEGDEVRGVVALPRHMNGYRNVAHGGVQAALLDETMGWAATVFGAHHPMYVTGELTVKFVAPVPVEAEIEVRSRLVRDAGRLALCEGEILHGGKVCVRAGGKFVPMSREATEQVMPYLRFHDCRKFREIFEPYLRGR; encoded by the coding sequence GTGCCGGACGGTGACCGGGAGTACCTTCCGCACTCGTCGGGCTGCTTCCTGTGCGGGGAGGAGAACGCGTCGGGGGTCCGCGCCCGGTTCTTCGTCGAGGGAGACGAGGTCCGGGGGGTCGTGGCCCTTCCCCGTCACATGAACGGGTACCGGAACGTGGCGCACGGCGGCGTGCAGGCCGCCCTGCTCGACGAGACGATGGGGTGGGCCGCGACCGTCTTCGGGGCCCACCACCCCATGTACGTCACCGGGGAGCTCACGGTGAAGTTCGTCGCGCCGGTGCCCGTGGAGGCGGAGATCGAGGTCCGGAGCCGGCTGGTCCGGGACGCCGGGCGGCTGGCCCTCTGCGAGGGGGAGATCCTGCACGGCGGGAAGGTGTGCGTGCGGGCCGGCGGGAAGTTCGTCCCGATGAGCCGGGAGGCCACGGAGCAGGTGATGCCGTACCTGCGGTTCCACGACTGCCGGAAGTTCCGCGAGATCTTCGAGCCGTACCTGCGGGGCCGGTAA